The following proteins come from a genomic window of Amaranthus tricolor cultivar Red isolate AtriRed21 chromosome 14, ASM2621246v1, whole genome shotgun sequence:
- the LOC130799562 gene encoding uncharacterized protein LOC130799562: MEEVPKMKADNEFYADLDAKLRVKLTCHLIRHETSRGIQIIQPPIQQEYCQCSFAAAVKALDYQLRLLYSLTPKPTELVNHIGVCLFDHVKWRSDLKAKFPEKTRWKPADLIKSATIDGAPLWNELNHCIQECMFADPLASKGMKWEDTIKMFLNTCPVVGVFQVRKDYKINGDGIYHGLGDHIDDILFCFDDKGKKVWGKAYHAVVLLDYIEVDDVLYVYYQNSDGDPEKSLCKKGISLIRSNLIVELIYGASLPPVHPPALMQSYDLLQYLKRDVDKVAKLMDETDKYMDKVIELRKAIETHEKNGAWEDVKTSLKECGKFMEEIGTHRHSLRGFAKKYFNVEDAGMVSYLDVIDTLKHCKKFLSFTESFEEFINKRTAFT, encoded by the exons ATGGaagaagtgccaaaaatgaaaGCTGATAATGAATTTTACGCTGATTTAGATGCCAAATTGAGG GTCAAACTTACATGTCATCTAATAAGACATGAAACATCGAGAGGCATACAAATAATTCAGCCTCCAATTCAACAAGAATATTGTCAGTGTAGTTTTGCTGCAGCTGTTAAGGCTTTAGATTATCAACTAAGGCTGTTATATTCACTTACACCTAAACCAACCGAATTAGTCAATCACATAGGTGTTTGTCTTTTTGACCATGTTAAGTGGAGAAGTGACCTTAAAGCAAAATTTCCTGAAAAAACTCGTTGGAAACCTGCTGACCTTATAAAATCAGCAACAATTGATGGTGCTCCCCTTTGGAATGAGTTGAACCATTGTATTCAAGAATGCATGTTTGCTGACCCCTTAGCCTCTAAAGGAATGAAGTGGGAGGATACTATAAAGATGTTTTTGAATACATGCCCTGTGGTTGGAGTGTTTCAAGTTAGAAAGGATTATAAGATTAATGGAGATGGGATATACCATGGTTTGGGGGATCACATTGATgatattcttttttgttttgatgataAGGGGAAAAAAGTTTGGGGCAAAGCTTATCATGCTGTTGTGCTTTTAGATTACATAGAAGTAGACGATGTATTGTATGTATATTACCAAAACTCAGATGGTGATCCTGAAAAGAGTTTATGTAAAAAAGGAATTTCTTTAATTCGTTCAAATCTCATTGTTGAGCTGATATACGGAGCATCCCTTCCTCCAGTACACCCTCCAGCTCTGATGCAATCATATGATCTACTTCAATACCTTAAAAGGGATGTGGATAAGGTTGCAAAACTCATGGATGAGACGGATAAATACATGGATAAAGTTATAGAACTGCGTAAAGCAATTGAGACGCATGAGAAAAATGGTGCATGGGAAGATGTAAAAACAAGTTTGAAGGAATGTGGAAAATTTATGGAAGAAATTGGTACTCATCGCCATAGCTTGCGTGGGTTTGCTAAGAAGTACTTTAATGTGGAGGATGCTGGGATGGTATCTTATTTGGACGTTATTGACACACTTAAGCATTGTAAAAAGTTCTTAAGCTTTACTGAAAGCTTCGAGGAATTTATCAACAAACGTACAGCTTTCACTTGA